The sequence ATGATCACCCTGTTTGAACTCAGTGACTCCTTCTCCAATGCTCTCAACTATCCTGTCAAGTTGATGGGATTTAGCTTAGAGGTCACACAGTACATTATTGGAAAATATACAAGCGCCAAAAAAGCTTTTTTACAAAACTTTATCTCATGACATTGATAGAAAGGACATTTCTTGTCCTTACTCTAATTTCTTGATCAGGTCATTGATAGAGGAGTCACGGTTGAGTTGACTGATATGAGTTTAGGGTCATCTAAGTTGAGTTTTATACTTGGGGTCATGGACTCATGGTCAATCCAGGAGCATTGTACCATGGCTTGAATTAGGAAGTGCAAGATAGTTGCAACAAAGTTTTGACAAAATAATATTTGGATACTTGAGTCGTATGGGATTTCCCCATGCCAACTTTGCTAAAAAATGTATTACAATAAtcaaatgaaaagaagaaaagaaataaagaacACACCCTGACGCCTCATGCCCAAAAATCCGAGGAAATAGGGGAGCGAAAGCCTGCCAAAATCACCAGAAATTATGAAATGTTTGTGTTGAATAACACTATAATCTTGAATTAACCCAAAGATACCCCTCCCTTTAGAACCCTATCCTAGAAAACCAAAAATTCTACCACACTGAAAAATGAGTGTACAGTTTCTTTACGATGATTCTGAACTATTCGTCTTTTTATTATTCAACTTGGAGAGAATGATGCTGAGCTGATATAAGTTTCATACCTAGAACTCAACTACCCAAGAATCTAAATGTTCAAATGGAGGATGACTATAACAAATGCTCTATTTAAAATTAAAAGAGAATGTTAATGGGAAAACAGGTATTGCACACATCTTTCCTGAATTAGTAGCTTAGATGTGTGAGCTGATATAAGTTTCATACCTAGATCTTTCCTGAAGCTGCAGTGTTCCAGAACTAGTAACTAATTCGGAAATGAATATGAAATTCGTAACATTAGCTCATTCAACGAATCAAGGCTTACTGAACTAGTGTTCTCAGGTCTAAACTCAAGTGCATAATTGAAGATGCCATAGCACCCATAATCGATGAATCAAGACTAACAAACCATTATCACACATATCTCTTTGAGATGTGCATTAAGTATGTTTTGTATGATAAAATGCTAATCGCCTAATCCTATCTAGCAAATCCGTTAAAAGAAGTACATTTTCGTATTGAAAAGATTATATTTGTATGTTAGAATTATTTTCTCACTAGACATCCAAAAAAGTGTAAAGACATTAAAAGTAATTACAAATACCTCTGACTCCCATTGAGTGACATCGCTGCGGCAAAGGGATGTGCAAACAACTTTAATACGAATTTCCATGGGTTGAGGTGGATCAACCTCAACTTCCTCTATTACCATTGCTTCTCCTCTTCCCCATGCAACAGCAGCTGTAAAATTCAGAGCACAAATacacaaacaaaaaataaatacagaCCCAAGAGACACAAATTAGAagtggaaaatatgaagaaattatAAAATTTTAAGCAGAAGCTATAAATAAAATTGTAGAAATTCAAAGAAGATATATGAAATGAGATTCCGTTACCTTTGCAGGTAATGGTGGACATTTCTAATAGCAAATGAATGAAACTGGAATTCTGAAAatgaggagagagagagagagagagagagagagagagagagagagagagagcttttATAGAGGAGCTGGTGGTAGGTAAGGGAATTAGGACTACCAACCTCCACTCTCTATGGAGGTCAGCCACTATTACATTAGAAGGGTAAATTCCAGAAAGTTAGTTGACCTCAGtttaatttagaaaaaaaaaaacaccagtgTAATTCAGCTAAGCTCAAGACTTAAAGAGGGCACTGTagatctttttttaaaaaaataaaaaatctttccaTTATTGGAAGAATCTTGGGCTTAATAACAGCACGGTCAGAAACAATATTCGAAGTAAAGAAGATTCTGAGGCTAATCAACAGAACAGCCATTCTTCCTTCTGGGCAAGAAGAAATTTTGGAGAACCCTTCTGCTTCAGCTCTTGCTTTTGAAAAAAAGGAAGAATACCACTAGGAAGTTGAAAAGTGAGGTTTCTTCCTTTATGGTAAGAAGAAATGCGCTGAGAGATGGACCAGACAATGAACTTGAAATTTAGAGATGTTTCAGACCTGAATAATAAATCTACTCACAAAATGTACATCACAATCTCAAGACAAACAAACTGTGGTTCTTGTTTTCACCTTAAGAGGTTAATAAGAGAATTTGAGTTTTAGTTAACAATGCCATTGAAGTTCAGAGGAACTTTTTGATACACTTCCTTTGACAAGACTAAAGTAGGATTGTAACAAATCAATGTGTACCAAGTACTTCAATGTTAATATATTTTTGGCTTCAAAACATGGGTCTGCAAGCTTGTTTCCGACCAAAAAAAAGTGTCAATAGATGTTTGCCATCATCATTCATCGTCGTCTGGATCAACATCCTTAACCTTCACGTCAGCGTCTTCTCCAAATTGAATGCAATTGTCAATTTGTGCTAGGACATGTCTAATACTGCAAATGACAAAAAAAAGATTCAAATCAATAACTGCACCGTGCATAGATTCCACATCTAGGTGGTTCGTTCGAGAGAGAGAGATTACCTGCTCTCCTTCCTCAAGTCGAGAGGCATAAAGCTCACCATGCTATACTCATCAACCTAGTTTCCACCAAAAGGGTCAGTATTCCGTAAAAATGATCCCAAAATGATAAGACATTCAAGAGTAGAGAATGAAAATACAACACCAGTTCAGGGGTGGGATACATACTAGTTCAATCAAAgctttattcaacttttgaaactgagGTGCCATACATTGATTTAATTCTGCTAATAGAACAGTTGGTTCAGGATCTAGATAACTGCAAGCAGTAAAAAAATATACAAAGATTATTATGACATCAAGAGGCGACATATGATAGGAAGATAATACAAAAAGAAATGAAATCCATAGTATAGAGGGCACCCACTCGTTAATTCCCCTTTTATCTCTCACAAGATCCATCTTGGAAAGAATGTTGATATGGGGTAGCTCAAGCTGAACCATTGCGGAAAGCGAAGCCATACAACCACTTATAAATTTGGTCACATCTGTCATGAACTGTTACAGGCACAATTTTAAAATGTTTAGGCTAAGAGAAGTCTGATGTTATACTCTCATAGAAGAAAAAAGTTTAACTAAGAGTCTAAGACGAAGACAAACCTGTGAGTCAAGCAAGTAGACAACACAAACGTTGTAATTCTTGCGCTTCAAATGCTCCACAAAGTTACGAAGAACAGGAACATGAGAAAAGAGTTCTATCTGACCTGTACAGGACAAAAGAGTAAGAAGTCCTTATGATCCAGAAAATGCAAAACATGAGAAGAAAACTCCTTGTACATCCGAGGTTCACTCAGACACTGGTGATAGTATATCAGGAATGATACATGAAAGAATCAACATAGACAGGCTTATTAAGACTAATATCACATAAACTGACATGAATTTCTGAACCACAAGCCAAATGAATAATCATCCTTACTAAGTTCACAAGCAACATCCACAACTAGAAGCAACAATATGCCAAAAACATATATCACagatataaagaaaaagaaaactataATAATGAGGTTCACTCAGAAATATAACATAGAAACTAAAGTGCGGAACAGGAAATACCTGggcaatcaaaaacaagatagtCATCATCCAAGTAGTTTTCCAACTCCTCGTCCAACCAATCATGCAAATTATCTTCAAGGTGCCTGGACGCGACAGTCAAGGGAATCCAAATTGTACAAGGAAAATTAGATAGTGATTAACGAATCTATTTCATGACAGGAGTAAATGGGGGAAAAATGCAGCCTAAACTAGTATAAAATAGACAAGAATCAATTTAGTTGGGAGGATACTCCATGCAATAGATAAGTCCTCCATTAGGACCTAGTCCAAGTTCCTCCATAACATCCTCCAAAGATATGAGTTCTCTTATATCTGAAAACAAATAAACCCccagattatatacaaatgaaaaaaAGAACCCATAGAAAACATATccaaaaaataacaacaacagaAAAAGGATTCTCAGTTCAATTACCCATAGCTACAGGATAGTCGAAATTCTCTGCTGCCGGATCAAGGTTCACAATATTGATCCTTCGCCCAACTGTTTCACAGTGTTGGTACAAACCAGAACAGTATGTCGACTGATTGAATCAAACATAAGAATAAACACAAAATCAGCTCGACAAATTTCAGCGTATCAATGAATTTTACAGTAAATGAAAAACTAAAATTCAATACAGAAACTAAAAATTACCTTTCCACTACCAGCAGGACCGATGACTAGCTGTGCGTAACCCATGATAAAAATAAACTATGTGTatttccaaaaccctagattttttctATAACTAATTGACGAATGAAGAACGAAAGAAACTGAAGAATCTAAAAACCCTAGTAACTGCAACAGCAGCGTAAGCAGCACACCAAATAGCAGCAGCAAATAAGAAGTTGAGAACGTTTGAAAAGTTCATAATCCTTTCTCAATCGCCTCTTTCATCAACCTCCGAACCCTAAAACCTCTGCAACAGTTTCGGagaggagaagaaaagagaacCGCAGTCTACTAGTTGATTAAGACCGGTTTTGCATGACTCACACTAAAATACTCCTGTACTTTGACTAAAGGGACGAATTGATAACTACACGGGCTCCGCGGCCCTACAATGCCCTACATTGAATCATTGATTGATTAGGTGACACCGTGACAGGTTCAGGTTGCCCATCTCTTCGGCCCTCCGTCCCTGCAGGTTACAGCAACTTACATGCCGAGATTGATAACGCCATAGATTTCGAGCCCCTTGTAACGCGGTCGGGATATCGGAAACAGAAGTCGTAAATTTTATAGCGCGTTTGAATACCATATTTAgaaatattttgcttcacaaaaaaaaaagaaaaaaatcttttaGAAATCGTTTTGAAATTTTATACCCaaactaactttttttttttatgacttaATAGAAATCGAAATGATACTTCCAATGTGTATCCAAACAAGTTCTTACCATGAACACAAGTTCTAaacaaaactattttgcttccaaaaagtgaactttttttgtttctaaaagtcATTCTGAAATTCTTTACCCAAACAGGCAATTAGCAAATCTAGAGACATGGGAGCTAATTTAGTACACATGGGTCCGTTTTTCTCGTCATGGCAAATTTTGGGTGATGGATTGGGCAAATTTTGGGTCATAGTAGCACTGCAGGTTTCACAGTGCACTTAAACGCTATAAAACAATTCCTTAACAGTCATGTAACATGGCAGCTCAGGGGATTCTATTCAAGTAATGCTAAATTGGTTGAACTAGTCAGTGTGGGAGGCGCCGGTGAATCCCTAGTTAAACCACAAAGAAAAATTACACCCAAATGAATACATATAGCAAAAATATTTCATTAAGTTTGGCAAGGCAAAATGAATACATGTAGAAAATGGAACTCCAACTTTGCTCAGGAACTTTGGCAGGAAAAGATGTAATCAGCTTTTCTTTTTTCTAGAGTGCATAACTAATCTTGAAGCGCtatgttcatgattttttcaCTAATACAAGCATCATGACACGGCTACTGCGATAATCAGGATGCCAATTTGTCTGGTCGACACGACCAATTACAAACTCCTCCATTGCCAGTTCTAGGAAGTACTCAATAACAGCATCTGCAGTAAGTATTCGATCAGAACATAGAAACTACAAGACTTTCATTTTGGTTAGGATTGCAGATGAAACCAAAGAGAGAGATGATAACATAGTACAACTTTGAGTATACCACGAGAGAAAAAAATGCCCTAAAATTCTTACCATTACGAAGCTCTCCGGTCAAAAATATTGTTGTTTGTGATCCGCAAAGTTGTCGTAGAGTAACCAACAGATCTGTCACTGCCCCTTCACTGTAAATTACGTCTGATGCAAGTACTGAAACACAAAAAGTTTTTCATAGCTAAGGTACCCATACGATCTACACCAATAGCTTAAAACTTGACATTCGATATTATAAAACTGATCCATTCAGAATAATCTACTCGTCGTGAAGAAGCTAAATCCACAAAACGAAGTGTTTATTGTGTAAGCCGCCCTTAACCTTAATCAATCTTCAATATTAAAGATGCAAGTCACTATAttatataaacacaaaataaattaTGGACCGTAAGCACTTTGGTTTACATGAAATTTAAGGTCCACATAGCTCTTATACATCGAATTTGAAATGAACTATCAGTTGACATTCCTACTAATTCGCGGAAAATAGATTACAAAGAGAGGTTGGAAATTCAGAATACCATAATCAGGTGGAGGTTCAATCAACTCAGCATCAGGATCCTCACCCCATGTAAGCTCAGTTACAGTTGCAGAACCACGTGTATCCCAAGTACTCACATTGGCTTCGACATTCTTCTTTAGAAGTTTCAACCGATCAAAAAGATCAGTGAGAATAACTTGACCGCCCAAAAGAGCTGCAACGCAACTGATTCAAACACAGTAAGCACAATGTCAAGCAACAAAATACTTGAAGACTACATTACCAGACACCTCTCTTGCCTTACAGCTTAGCAAACAAGTTAGCTGGAAACAATCTTCTGCGAAAAATGCAACATTAATCAGAAGAAAATATACACTTTGATATCTATAGGGTAAATTAACATTTCTTTTAAGAAATTCGGAGAATGCCACATTAAGCTTACTAAGTTCAAAGTTGTAAAGTGTCAGCGATTGTGGCACCAATAAGCCACAATCTTTCTTCTTCTAAGCAACAATAAAATCCCGTTTCAACCATGATCACACCGAGTCAAATCGTGAGATTCATCACTCAACCAGCATACAAATCATTATAGAAAACCCactttcaaaaattcaaaaacaatgcAAAAGAGAAGAAAGCTGAACTCATTAACCCATTtcaataatggctattccgaaCCGACTCGTCCGATTCTCTATACAATTAACCTAATTAGCTTTCAAGTGAAGAGGGTGTTAGAGAGAGATTACCCAACTAAACCGCAACCAGAGCCGATTTCGACAATCTTCTTAGACTGCAGGATCAGAGAAGAAGAATCAACAGAGTGTTCTAAGAATTTGCCCAAAACAACACCACTATCCCACATAACAGCTCCAGTGACACCAGGTGTAGACATGGAAGAAGGTGATTGAATGATGGAGATACGATGACCACAAGATTCAAGATCAAGGTTAAGTGAAGATTGTTGAACTAAAGCATTCTGTTTATAAAGAGTTGGTTGTTGAATCGCCCATAATAATAATATCTCTTCTGCTGGGTCACGAACGATTCGAATCGGTACCTTATATGATCCAATTTCTAtcagctcttcttcttcttcgtcttcctcgTTCAAAACTGAATTTACTTCCATGAGTTTTTTTTTAGTTCTGCGTGATGGTGGGAAAACTTGTGGTTACGTTCTTCAGAGAGGGGTGAGAAGTAGGCAGAGCGGCATAGGATCTAAAAAATCACAATTGATAAAGGGGATACCAGATTCCTCTGGGTTGATACCATTGCAGATATAAAAAATGCCTCTCTCTTCGTATAAGGCGACCCAATTTCCAATCTCTTGGCCAGGGTCAAAGCACCAGACCAGCAGCGCCAACCTGATGGgtgattgttggaatcttgcactAGTGAACAACAACACTAGATGTATTAAAgtaatatatacaaaagatgcggggtataacaacctcacccaatatttcgattagcaatctgtatggactaactctaatatacttttaagagaatcaactagacagtcagactcaatcttaataaaaagtatatcaaggagttaatatctctatctctcgatttgatctttactcaagaaaatggaaatatgcgagtctttatcaaatactagagatataaaggatggtaccaaagaccaatatccaaggatcaatcaatttccaatcaacaaccaaaggttggatttcacaattgatcgatacaacgcacaacctgtgatatttcaattatataacaaaatataatgctggaatagaaataacacagataccagaagttttgttaacgaggaaaccgcaaatgcagaaaaacctcgggacctagtccagattgaacaccacactgtattaagccgctgcagacactagcctactacaaactaacttcggtttggactgtagttgaaccctaatcaatctcacactgattcaaggtacagttgcgctccttacgtctctgatcccatcaagatactacgcacttgactcccttagctgatctcacccacaactaagagttgctacgacccaaagtcgaagactttaataaacaaatctgtatcacacggaaaagtctacgataatagataaatctgtctcccacagataaacctatgagttttgttccgtcttttgataaatcaaggtgaacatgaactaattgataacccagacttatataccccaagaatagcctagtattatcaatcacctcacaataatcttaatcgtatggtagcgaaacaagatattgtagaatcacaaacgatgggacgaatatgtttgtgatttctttttatcttgccctatcggagatataatctcaagtcaattattgaattgaactcgtacgatagaaaatggaaagattagatcgctcaactacaagagaagtagtttcggctggcttcacaatcccaatgaagtctttcagtcgttaacctacaggttctcgagaagaaacctaaggttaaaggagtatcgactctagcaaaaccaactagtatcacacatgaggtgtggggattagtttttccagttgctagagttccccttatatagttttcaaatcagggtttgcaatctaagttaccttggtaagaaagcattcaatattcatcgttagatgaaaaacctgattcaaccaagctaatatctttcaaccgttagatcgaaacttagcttgtcacacacaaatgaaatatattcattaaggtttgagtaaccatacctaaacgtgtacacttagttggttcacaaatagttaaccaatggttagccatatgaggactttcatattaaccgtattcatctttctcataactagttcaaatgactcataagaactagttgaagagttgttcaattgcttaggtttttattcatagacacaattgaaacaaaatcggtttgatccatttgaaccaattcatgaataatatacccacggttcgcaaagattgcattccttataatttattgttttaagttcatgaactaccgatttgagaaataaccagcttgggtacgcgtacgggtatgcgtaccttagctaccggatttgagtttacaaactcagcagaaattttcggtttgaaaacttctgtgggtacgcgtacgggtacgcttacctaaggtgactggtttactagtttgcaaactacaaactcagcaggaattttcggttggaaaacttctgcTGGTaagcgtacccaacctgtctcattcaccaataccgtatgcacacatatgcacatacttggtttccgacacatggatttatacactaatgtgcaaacacactatatatatgcttatatccatagttggtaatctcaactctacatttcaatcattgaaatattcttatataatgttataacactcattattcacgactatcgtcatcaaagttattttcaagattgaaatgtcatcatgaccttcgtcacgggtaaagatgaaattggttaaagagaaagcttaccaacacatatctcgagaaaaagataggcgagtaaactcggctcgaaataacaaatgtgtatgtatgaaaactatcatacttatacgacgtttgtctcaagagtaggagatagagtagacttttgagtgatagataagttcaagtctccacatacctttttatcggatgaagttccacttgttgctcgagtagttcttcgtcttcgtgagatgattgccatggattttggagctcaactacacttaactatcctagaccgagacttagtcataagtaaactagaaatcaagacatatagttttgatcgctaatactgaaaaacatgcttgagatagcaatgcatgcaagttcgaccgagaagtgctctaacagggATCTTCCCCCACTATGATTCCATGCGTAACCATAGtgtatttcttttaatatttctTGGCCTTCAACAAAGGAAAGACACCTAAATAAGGGTCCCAGGTACAACTGCTTGTACAGTATGTCGTCCCTAAGCTGGTAGTTTCCTGATCGTGAGATCACTTTGTCTGCGAGCTTCTGGTTGCTTGGGAGATCTCTATTGGCTAGATACATCATGATTGGGGTTCTCCAATCGTCATCGGGTAGGTCCTTTTCTTGGCTTGTTGAGTATACATTAAGAATTCCCATATCTCCTTCTATGGGTATGGAGGGAAACATTACCCTCTCGATTCTGACATTTGTAGCCTCCGGATCTGTTATCATGGAGGCTATGAATGTTAAGGCATCTGCGTGACTGTTGTTGTTCCTGTTCAGGTATCGTAACGTGATGTTTGGTATCTGCACGATATAGTGTTTGGCGAGTTGGAGATATCGATGCAAACATGCATTGGAGGCTTCATATATCTGATCTATCTGTCGGACGATGAGATGTGAGTCACTCGTGAGTCTCACTTCACTAATTCCTAGCGCGATTATCACTCGGAGAACGTGTATAACTACCTCATACTCAGTTATGTTATTAGTGGCGAGGAATTCTAGTCTTAGACTATAAACGGTCCTGCGGCCTGTCGAGGTTGTAAAGACCATTCCGATGCCATATCCTTATGAATTACATGACCCGTCTACAAAAACTTCCCATCGCCTGGGTTTTTTTGAGCGAAGCAGCTGGGGTGGATCTTCTAGCtcctcctccattcctgggatctCTTCTATCTCATCTGTATCATCTAGAGGAAAGTCGCTAAgaagtccgcaacgaattgggtTTTTATGGCAGTTTGGGCTTGATACTTCACCCCAAATTGTTTTATTTGATCTCCCCATTTGGAGATTCTCCCTGCTTTGTCGGCATGGTCTAGAAATGATTCAATTGGAGCTTTCGTGATGACTGTCACAGTGTGATCATGGAAGTACGTTCGCATTTTTTGCGTCGCGTAAACCAAGGACAACACGATTTTCTCGATTTTGGAGTAATTCTTCTCTACAGATGTCAGAGTCTTACTTATGAAGTAAATAGGTTTTTCCACCTCTTTGTATATGCGAGTTAGTACCGCATTGATCGAAGTGCTAGTCGCTGATAGGTAGATATAAAGGTTCTCTCCTGGATCGGGTTTTTGTAGCATCGAAAAAATGGCCAGATGTTCTTTGACCTTTTGGAAGGATTCTTCACATTCGACGCTCCATGATAATTTTTCGCCTTTCTTCAAAGTACTGAAGAAATCCTTACATTTGTCGGACGATCTAGCTATAAACCTTCCCAGGGCTGCTAGCCATCCGTTAAATCTTTTCACTTCTTTGACTGTGGAAGGCGAGGGCATCTCCAATATGGCTTGCACCTTAGCTAGATCGACCTCGATGCCTTTCTTAGTGaccaagtatcccaagaattttcctgaggttacccCAAAAGCACATTCTGCTGGGTTGATTTTCATGTTAAACTTCCTCATCTGTTCAAAAATTTCTTTGAGATCATTTGCATGATCTTTTGGAAGTTTGCTCTTGATGAGCATATCATCCAGGTATACCTCTAGGGTTTTATGTATCCAACTGCCAAACATTgtttccaccattctttggtaagtCGCGCCTGCGTTTTTTAGTCCAAATGGCATCTTAATATAACAATATAGACCTCGGGGAGTGAAGAAGGCGATGTGCTCTTGATATTCCTCGACGAGGGGGATTTGCTTATAGCCCGAATATCTGTCCATGAGGGATAGAAATCCATATATGTGGCTTCTACGAGCTGATCAATATTGGGGAGCGGAAAGCTGTCCTTAGGACAAGCTTTATTAAGATCGCTAAAATCAATGCAGATTCGCACTCCTCCATTTTTCTTTGGTACaatcaccatgttagatatccatatTGGATACTGTATTTCTCGGATGATTCTTGATACCTCAATCTTATTTAGGTCTTTTTGAATCGCTTCGTGATACTCCGGTGCCACCTTTCGCATCTTTTGCCTCATGGGCTTGTGCTTTGAATCGATTTTCAAGTGGTGACAACAGACTTCTGGATCTATCCTAGGCATATCTTCCATGCGCCATACAAAGACATTAGAATATTCTTTTAGCACTCGTACtaatttctcttcttcctctttgtcgaTGAGAGTTCCAATCTTAACCATACCCTGGTTTTCGGGTGTTCTGATGTTTACTTCCTTTGTAGGTTCCGAGGTCGAGAAATTTGACTTAAGCTCTCCAACGTCAGAGAGGTTCTGTATGGGATCCATAGGTGAGTCCGAGATTGGGACATTGTCCGAGGCTGGTATACCATCCGAGCGCCTCGCTTCGTTTTTTACTTCTATATAAGTATCGATTTCAGCCTGGCTCTTAGCGTTCTTggcccttttcttcttttcttttggggaATTTACCTTGTTCTCGCCATTTTGTACGTCCATGTTGTAACAGTATTTAGCTTCGCCCGAGTCTCCCATGATCTCTTCGATCCCATCGAGTGTTGGAAATCTTAGTCTCTGATGATAAGTCGAGGCGACTCTTTGATCCCATGGACCCAGGATCGTCCGAGAATGGTTGTGTAGGGTGAAAATACGTACACTACATATAATGTGGTCAAGGTGAGGATTTTTCCTACACGGATTTCTAGAGTTACTTTACCCCTTGGGCGGGTAGATGAGTCATTGAAGCCAAATATGTTATAGGTAGATGGTATTAGGTATTCATCTCTTAGACCCATTTGTTTGAAAGTCTTGTAATTTAAGATTTCAACGGAACTTCCTCCGTCGATCAATATCTTAGGCATGGCCAATGGCAATACCTTAGGCTTTTCTTTTTCACCCTCGTGTTCAGGGAGTGCGATAGACATCGTGATCACTAGCGGATCGTTGTGGTTTCGTCCTCCATCAGGTGCCTCCGAGGCTGAGAAACTGATAGGCATTTTCATCCACTCCTCCATGGGGGGTTCTTTTGCTACGCTGAAAACTTCGTCACCTTCGAAATTTCGCTTGTGGATTCGTCCTGTGATATTTCCTTTAGGTGTGGGAGTAGTGATAACGGAGTGCGATATCGTGTTGCATCCCAAATATTGTGCCTCGCGAGGGATTTCCACATGATATACGGGTTCCCCTACAGATGGATGGATCGCTGGTTGCGCGATGTACTCCTGGAGTTTGCCGTCGTCAATCAtgtcttgcaccattttctttagATCTCTGCACGAGTTTGTCGTGTGGCTATAGAACTGGTGGAACTCGCAGAATTGTGGATTGCGTTGGGGGAAATCTACCAAAGCTAAGGAGATAGATAGACTCCTTTCCCGCTGCTAAGGCAGAGCAAAAAGCCCTACTACCTGCCCTGTAATTTCGCACTCTTAAAAGGAAAAGGGTTCTCA comes from Papaver somniferum cultivar HN1 chromosome 7, ASM357369v1, whole genome shotgun sequence and encodes:
- the LOC113299635 gene encoding GPN-loop GTPase 3-like; translation: MGYAQLVIGPAGSGKSTYCSGLYQHCETVGRRINIVNLDPAAENFDYPVAMDIRELISLEDVMEELGLGPNGGLIYCMEHLEDNLHDWLDEELENYLDDDYLVFDCPGQIELFSHVPVLRNFVEHLKRKNYNVCVVYLLDSQFMTDVTKFISGCMASLSAMVQLELPHINILSKMDLVRDKRGINDYLDPEPTVLLAELNQCMAPQFQKLNKALIELVDEYSMVSFMPLDLRKESSIRHVLAQIDNCIQFGEDADVKVKDVDPDDDE
- the LOC113299636 gene encoding protein N-lysine methyltransferase METTL21A-like isoform X1, which encodes MEVNSVLNEEDEEEEELIEIGSYKVPIRIVRDPAEEILLLWAIQQPTLYKQNALVQQSSLNLDLESCGHRISIIQSPSSMSTPGVTGAVMWDSGVVLGKFLEHSVDSSSLILQSKKIVEIGSGCGLVGRLFPANLFAKLCVAALLGGQVILTDLFDRLKLLKKNVEANVSTWDTRGSATVTELTWGEDPDAELIEPPPDYVLASDVIYSEGAVTDLLVTLRQLCGSQTTIFLTGELRNDAVIEYFLELAMEEFVIGRVDQTNWHPDYRSSRVMMLVLVKKS
- the LOC113299636 gene encoding protein N-lysine methyltransferase METTL21A-like isoform X2, whose product is MEVNSVLNEEDEEEEELIEIGSYKVPIRIVRDPAEEILLLWAIQQPTLYKQNALVQQSSLNLDLESCGHRISIIQSPSSMSTPGVTGAVMWDSGVVLGKFLEHSVDSSSLILQSKKIVEIGSGCGLVGCVAALLGGQVILTDLFDRLKLLKKNVEANVSTWDTRGSATVTELTWGEDPDAELIEPPPDYVLASDVIYSEGAVTDLLVTLRQLCGSQTTIFLTGELRNDAVIEYFLELAMEEFVIGRVDQTNWHPDYRSSRVMMLVLVKKS